A region from the Sphingomonas sp. S2-65 genome encodes:
- a CDS encoding outer membrane protein, which produces MRKILFTAALAASSAFAAPAFAQDAAPSGFRVGVIGGYDIVRPGNTEDSDVDGDDQSVEGFQYGVEAGYDIPLGGAVLGIEAELSDSTGKTRTNSTDPNFFGYGEVGTGRDIYVGARLGFVAAPGTLIYAKGGYTNARLNVLASNGTDELDENFQLDGWRLGAGVEKSIGRNTYAKLEYRYSNYTNADFEYANGGTTDRFEVDTDRHQIVAGVGFRF; this is translated from the coding sequence ATGCGTAAGATCCTCTTCACCGCCGCCCTGGCCGCTTCGAGCGCCTTCGCCGCACCGGCATTCGCGCAGGACGCAGCCCCAAGCGGCTTCCGCGTCGGCGTCATCGGCGGCTACGACATCGTCCGTCCGGGCAACACCGAGGATTCCGATGTCGATGGCGACGACCAGAGCGTCGAGGGTTTCCAGTACGGTGTCGAGGCCGGCTATGACATTCCGCTCGGCGGCGCCGTGCTCGGCATCGAGGCCGAACTGAGCGACTCCACCGGCAAGACCCGCACCAACAGCACCGATCCCAACTTCTTCGGCTATGGCGAAGTCGGCACCGGCCGCGACATCTATGTCGGCGCCCGCCTCGGCTTCGTCGCGGCACCTGGCACGCTCATCTACGCCAAGGGCGGCTACACCAATGCCCGCCTGAACGTCCTTGCCTCGAACGGCACCGATGAGCTCGACGAGAACTTCCAGCTCGACGGCTGGCGTCTGGGCGCGGGCGTCGAAAAGTCGATCGGCCGCAACACCTATGCCAAGCTCGAGTACCGCTACTCGAACTACACCAATGCCGATTTCGAATATGCGAACGGTGGGACCACCGACCGCTTCGAGGTCGACACCGACCGTCACCAGATCGTCGCGGGCGTCGGCTTCCGCTTCTAA
- a CDS encoding ArsR/SmtB family transcription factor, with protein sequence MDDPLAGLVDVMIVSRVGETFHALADPTRRAMLARLAQSDLRTGDLLAGFAISDAAAAKHLAVLEAAGLVRRQREGKCRRCTLHADPLVEAGLWLRRWTAFASPAAARTIALIDRTETLV encoded by the coding sequence TTGGATGATCCCCTTGCCGGGCTGGTCGACGTAATGATCGTCAGCCGAGTCGGAGAGACCTTCCACGCCCTCGCAGACCCCACCCGCCGGGCGATGCTCGCACGATTGGCGCAAAGCGATCTGCGCACCGGGGACCTGCTCGCCGGCTTTGCGATCAGCGACGCTGCAGCCGCCAAGCATCTCGCCGTGCTCGAAGCCGCCGGACTCGTGCGGCGGCAGCGTGAGGGCAAGTGCCGGCGCTGCACGCTCCACGCCGATCCGCTGGTCGAGGCCGGGCTATGGCTGCGCCGCTGGACCGCGTTCGCCAGCCCCGCCGCTGCCCGAACCATCGCCCTGATCGACCGCACCGAGACCCTGGTATGA
- a CDS encoding transcriptional regulator gives MERRMIVERLDPLIHPPARLQLLALLSDVSEMEFGTARDLLGVSDSVLSKHLAQLSDGGYIELRKATVNTRQRTWIACTAAGRNAFKSHVAALQALASGRAPSTD, from the coding sequence ATGGAGCGCCGCATGATCGTTGAACGGCTGGATCCCCTGATCCACCCCCCGGCGCGGCTGCAACTCCTGGCGCTGCTGTCCGACGTGAGCGAAATGGAGTTCGGGACTGCGCGCGATCTTCTTGGGGTCAGCGACTCCGTTCTTTCCAAGCACCTCGCGCAGCTCAGCGATGGCGGGTACATTGAGTTGCGAAAAGCGACGGTGAACACCCGGCAAAGAACGTGGATCGCCTGCACCGCGGCAGGACGGAATGCCTTCAAGAGCCATGTCGCGGCGTTGCAGGCACTTGCGTCCGGACGCGCGCCTTCGACCGACTGA
- a CDS encoding CPBP family intramembrane glutamic endopeptidase, with the protein MVLTLIWIAVMLVGGARWVRRDVAAYARFQTLSDTMERQHFYRRWLVESFVVFVGASVISLWLAHALWPFDGFPSAFAPANRLLNQESQDTGDHWMLMALGLTAGIAVSVAVQWRRLKNVLTPKGSPDAALIPRNRREGMLALLLSLNAGFGEELFFRLALPMLLLQVTDSLAVALAVSVLSFGLAHAHYGWKGVLATTAAGAMLTFYYLHHGSLLRVMIAHAVIDVIAFFVRPAIADWIVSRRAPRWAFLNS; encoded by the coding sequence ATGGTGCTTACGTTGATCTGGATTGCCGTGATGCTTGTCGGCGGCGCGCGGTGGGTGCGTCGAGACGTCGCGGCCTATGCGCGGTTCCAGACGCTTTCCGATACGATGGAGCGGCAGCATTTCTACCGCAGGTGGCTGGTCGAGAGTTTCGTCGTTTTCGTGGGCGCGAGCGTGATCAGCCTTTGGCTGGCGCACGCCTTGTGGCCGTTTGACGGCTTCCCCTCGGCGTTCGCACCGGCGAACCGTCTTTTGAACCAGGAGAGCCAGGATACCGGCGACCATTGGATGCTGATGGCGTTGGGTCTCACCGCGGGTATCGCGGTATCAGTCGCCGTGCAGTGGCGGCGCTTAAAAAACGTGCTTACGCCCAAAGGGAGCCCGGACGCGGCGTTGATCCCGCGCAACCGCCGCGAAGGCATGCTTGCTTTGTTGCTCAGCCTCAATGCGGGGTTCGGCGAAGAGTTGTTCTTCCGGCTGGCGCTGCCGATGCTCCTCCTCCAGGTTACGGATTCGCTCGCGGTCGCGTTGGCCGTGTCGGTGCTGAGCTTCGGACTGGCGCACGCGCATTATGGCTGGAAGGGCGTGCTTGCCACGACGGCCGCAGGCGCGATGTTGACCTTTTACTATCTCCACCACGGTTCGTTGCTGCGCGTCATGATCGCGCACGCGGTCATCGACGTGATCGCCTTCTTCGTTCGACCAGCGATCGCGGACTGGATCGTCTCGCGTCGAGCGCCAAGATGGGCTTTCCTGAACTCGTGA
- the recF gene encoding DNA replication/repair protein RecF (All proteins in this family for which functions are known are DNA-binding proteins that assist the filamentation of RecA onto DNA for the initiation of recombination or recombinational repair.), which translates to MPVTRLVLTDFRNHRDAVLTPGSGFVVLTGENGAGKTNILEAVSLLAPGRGLRRAPLSEMARQGGTGGFGVAATLGDVEIGTGTQSAAPERRLVRVNGAATAATVLAEWLTVLWLTPAMDRLFMEGPGERRRFLDRLTLALAPGHAHESTRYEAAMRQRNRLLADETPPDPSWLAALEARMAEHGAAIQHARDAAVTLLRDRLEAEPDGIFARAGLTLEGWTGDADSLSRDLREGRRRDAAAGRALAGPHRADLAVTHLGKAQPAHLCSTGEQKALLLGLVLAHAELVADRIGRAPILLLDEVAAHLDPTRRAALFERLAGRGQVWMTGTEPALFDAVPGAATRHIVANGMIE; encoded by the coding sequence ATGCCCGTCACTCGGCTCGTCCTGACCGACTTCCGCAATCACCGCGACGCAGTGCTCACGCCGGGCAGCGGCTTCGTCGTGCTGACCGGAGAGAATGGCGCCGGCAAGACCAACATCCTCGAAGCCGTGTCGCTGCTCGCTCCGGGCCGCGGCCTGCGCCGCGCTCCCTTGTCGGAAATGGCGCGCCAGGGCGGCACCGGCGGCTTCGGGGTCGCCGCGACACTCGGCGATGTCGAGATCGGTACCGGCACGCAAAGCGCCGCGCCCGAGCGCCGGCTGGTCCGCGTCAACGGCGCCGCGACCGCCGCCACCGTGCTTGCCGAATGGCTGACGGTGCTATGGCTCACCCCGGCGATGGACCGGCTGTTCATGGAGGGTCCCGGCGAACGCCGCCGTTTCCTCGATCGCCTGACCCTCGCACTGGCCCCCGGCCACGCCCACGAGTCCACGCGCTACGAAGCCGCGATGCGCCAGCGCAACCGCCTCCTCGCCGACGAGACCCCGCCCGATCCAAGCTGGCTGGCGGCGCTGGAGGCGCGCATGGCCGAGCACGGCGCCGCCATCCAGCACGCGCGCGACGCCGCCGTCACCCTGCTGCGCGACCGCTTGGAAGCCGAACCCGACGGCATCTTCGCCCGCGCCGGCCTGACGCTGGAAGGCTGGACCGGCGATGCCGACAGCCTCTCCCGCGACCTGCGCGAAGGCCGCCGTCGCGACGCCGCCGCCGGGCGCGCGCTCGCCGGCCCGCACCGCGCCGACCTGGCCGTCACCCATCTGGGCAAGGCCCAGCCTGCCCATCTCTGCTCCACCGGCGAACAAAAGGCGCTGCTGCTCGGCCTGGTCCTCGCCCATGCCGAACTGGTCGCCGACCGCATCGGCCGCGCCCCGATCCTCCTGCTCGACGAAGTCGCCGCCCATCTCGACCCGACGCGCCGCGCCGCGCTGTTCGAACGCCTCGCGGGCAGGGGCCAGGTGTGGATGACGGGCACCGAACCGGCACTGTTCGACGCGGTGCCGGGCGCGGCCACCCGGCATATAGTCGCCAATGGCATGATCGAGTAA
- a CDS encoding histidine phosphatase family protein: MQGKRKGRDFIARHGETVFNIAQRMQGDHPHTPLTRAGFAQADAIGAALRTILGPKPKLTMWSSTAGRALQTLAIVAEHLELDWHQARTDDRLIEIGMGAWSGRYYGELRAEEGEFLDLAHGLYTRPPPGGEWYDAIATRVSFWAADTGDDLGDRLVIMHGMSSRILRGVLAGRDVVPQFDAPVAPDLPQGSVVLIEGGVETVAHRGTGRGAAPA, encoded by the coding sequence ATGCAAGGCAAGCGCAAGGGCCGCGACTTCATCGCCCGTCACGGCGAAACGGTATTCAACATCGCGCAGCGCATGCAGGGGGATCACCCGCATACGCCGCTCACCCGCGCCGGCTTCGCCCAGGCGGATGCGATAGGAGCGGCGCTCCGGACGATCCTCGGGCCCAAGCCCAAGTTGACGATGTGGTCTTCGACAGCCGGGCGCGCATTGCAGACCCTGGCGATCGTTGCCGAGCATCTCGAGCTCGACTGGCACCAGGCGAGGACCGACGACCGGCTGATCGAGATCGGCATGGGCGCGTGGAGCGGGCGCTATTATGGCGAGCTTCGCGCCGAGGAAGGCGAGTTCCTCGACCTGGCGCACGGATTGTACACCCGCCCGCCACCGGGGGGCGAGTGGTATGACGCGATCGCGACGCGGGTATCGTTCTGGGCCGCGGACACCGGCGACGACCTCGGCGATCGGCTGGTGATCATGCACGGCATGTCGAGCCGGATATTGCGCGGGGTGCTGGCCGGACGCGACGTAGTGCCGCAATTCGATGCTCCGGTCGCGCCGGACCTGCCGCAAGGATCGGTGGTGCTGATCGAAGGCGGCGTTGAGACGGTGGCACATAGGGGCACCGGCAGGGGAGCGGCGCCGGCATGA
- the dnaN gene encoding DNA polymerase III subunit beta — protein MKATIERATLLRGLSHVQSVVERRNTIPILSNVLIEAQASGALRLMATDLDLQIDETIPAAVDQPGAITVSAHTLFDIARKLPEGSQVELSAAEGRITINAGRAKFTLATLPRDDFPMIAEGELPTTFELPAETLKQIIDKTRFAISTEETRYYLNGIFLHVTDDPQPVLKAAATDGHRLARVTVARPDGAEAMPDVIVPRKCVAELRKLLDEVDGSVGVSLSNSKIRFDLGQAILTSKLIDGTFPDYSRVIPTANDKILKIDPKSFMQGVDRVSTIATEKTRAVKMALDRDKIILSVTSPENGAAAEEVPGEYVALPFEIGFNSRYLMDILGQIEGDLVEVHLADAAAPTLIRENDQSPALYVLMPMRV, from the coding sequence ATGAAAGCGACGATCGAACGCGCAACTCTGTTGAGGGGCCTGAGCCACGTCCAGTCCGTGGTCGAGCGTCGCAACACGATTCCCATCCTTTCCAACGTGCTGATCGAGGCACAGGCCTCGGGCGCGCTGCGGCTGATGGCGACCGACCTCGACCTACAGATCGACGAGACCATTCCCGCCGCGGTGGATCAGCCCGGGGCGATCACGGTGTCGGCGCACACCCTGTTCGACATCGCCCGGAAACTGCCTGAGGGCTCGCAGGTCGAGCTGTCGGCCGCCGAGGGCCGCATCACCATCAACGCTGGCCGCGCCAAGTTCACGCTGGCGACGCTGCCGCGCGACGATTTCCCCATGATCGCCGAGGGTGAGCTTCCCACCACCTTCGAGCTGCCGGCCGAGACGCTCAAGCAGATCATCGACAAGACGCGCTTCGCGATCTCGACCGAAGAGACGCGCTACTATCTCAACGGCATCTTCCTGCACGTCACCGATGACCCCCAGCCGGTGCTCAAGGCCGCGGCCACCGACGGCCATCGCCTGGCGCGCGTCACCGTCGCCCGCCCGGACGGGGCGGAGGCGATGCCCGACGTGATCGTGCCGCGTAAGTGCGTCGCCGAGCTGCGCAAGCTGCTCGACGAAGTCGATGGCTCGGTCGGCGTGTCGCTCTCCAATTCGAAGATCCGCTTCGATCTCGGCCAGGCGATCCTGACGTCCAAGCTGATCGACGGCACCTTCCCCGATTACAGCCGTGTCATCCCGACCGCGAACGACAAGATCCTCAAGATCGATCCCAAGAGCTTCATGCAGGGCGTCGACCGCGTCTCGACGATCGCCACCGAAAAGACCCGCGCGGTCAAGATGGCGCTCGATCGCGACAAGATCATCCTGTCGGTCACCAGCCCCGAAAACGGCGCCGCGGCTGAGGAGGTCCCCGGTGAATATGTAGCGCTGCCGTTCGAGATCGGCTTCAACAGCCGGTACCTGATGGACATTCTCGGCCAGATCGAAGGCGACCTGGTCGAAGTGCACCTAGCCGACGCCGCCGCCCCGACGCTGATCCGCGAGAACGACCAGTCGCCCGCGCTCTACGTCCTGATGCCGATGCGAGTGTAA